From the genome of Gemmatimonadota bacterium:
GTGCGGGCGCGGTTCGCGACCTCGAGACGTCGTTCGAGCTCGTGGACTTCCAGCTGATCCCGTGCGAAGGCTTCGCAGAGCGCGTCGATCACCCACTGCCGGCGGGTGATGGGTGTTCCGTCTGCCGGATTCTCCTCCACGCGCTTCCCCCGTGTAACGTGGCGACGGGCTCCACCCCCACATTCTCCGTGAGGGCCGAGCGACGCAATGTGGCGATCCCGCCTCGAAAATTCGAGAGTTTCGGTGTGCGCCGACCCACCTACCACTCAGGTAAACAAAGGTTTCTCGCCCGCGCCAGCGCTTTGCCCTCTCCTGGCCCGGGATCCTCGCGCCTTTCTCGATGGTACGAAATGTGCAGTGATCGACTTTCGCAGGCATCCTTTCAACCAGGAGGAACCCCGGATGCGCGGCAACAACGTCACACTTCCTCTCCTCGGCGCGGCGGTCGTGACCGTCGGCGCCCTCCTGGTGCAGCTCGCCAGGAAGCCGGATCCTCGGCCCGTCGCCAAGGTCCAGGAGAGGGCCACCGCCACGGTGGAGAAGGCATTTCTGGAACGGTTACGGGAGCGGGGCCTCTGAACTTCACTTTCGTCCGAATCTGAAGCTGTCCCCCACTCGCCGGACCCACCAGTTGAAGCGCCGCTCCAGCACGGGGTGAACCCGGGCGGCGGCCGGCGCCAGCACTTCCCTCGCGACTTCGGCCGCTCGCGCCCTCTCCGCCGCGTTTTCCCAGAGGTGCGCGTGTCGGAGTTGGTCCAAAGCTTCGGAGAGCGCGATCCGCTGCACGACCGCGTCCGCCGTCACCAGGCCCTCCAACAGCTCCCCGTCGTCGTCCGGGCCCGTCGCTCCTCCCCAGGACACGTCGGGTAAGGCCGTCCACAAGGCGAAGGCGGATTCACCGAGGACTTCCTCGGCAACTGTCGCGGACACGCTCAGGGCGGGGTCGCGGCTCTCGGCGAGCGCACCGGCCGCGAGCGCATCGGGGTCCCCTTCCTCGAGGTCCTGGAGAAGGATCAAGACAACGCGCCCGGGATGGAGATAGGCCGGGTCCTGGTCGGATGAAAGTGTCGAAAAGGGGGAGTCTCGGAGCGCCATAGCGGCCCGGTGAGCCTTTACGACGCGCTCTAGACCGGGTTCCGAAACGCCCCGCTCAGAGGCCGCCCGGACGAGCCGCTCCTCCATCCTCTGGCCGCGCGCGCCGGGAGCCTGACCACTCACGGTGCTCCCGGGCGCCTCCGCTCTCGCGCCCTTCCCCCGGTGCTCGAGGATCGCACCTTCCAGTCCGCCCTCACCTTTCCGTGAGAAGGTGGCGGCGGAAGTGGCCGCGCGTCATCTCCACGACCCGATCGAGCCTCGGATTCGAGCCGTCGAAGGGATGCTTCGCCTCGAAGGTGTGACCGGACGGCGACACGACCTCCAGCTCCGCCGCCGGATTCGCGCGGCTCAGTCGGCGCGCGTCTTCAACGGCGACCGTTTCGTCCTCTTCGCCGTGAATGATGAGCCAGGGAAGCGTTCCAAGCTCCGCGCCCGCCCGCACGACATCCAGGCGCTCCCGGTTCTTTTCGAAGTCCTCCAAGAGACCGAGGCCCAGGGGAAGCCTCTGACCGGTCCGGCTGTTCATGGCATGGATCCTCCCTTCCCGCCGCCACTCCGTCTTCTGCTCCTCCGTCCAGCGGCCGAACTCGGCGACGGCAGCCCAGGTGACGAGGGCGTCGAGCCGCCCCCCTCCCTCGGTGAAGGCGCGCGCGGCGAGGACTGCCACGCCGCCACCCCTGGAGTGCCCTACGAGTCCGACTTTCCGGGGCGGCGCGGGGACGAGTTCGCCTTCCCGGACCTTTGCAAGTACGCCGGCCAACTCGGCCACTTCTCGGCTGAGGGTGTTCCGCTCGAAGGCTTCGAGGCGGGTGAAATTCAGGAAGTCGTCCCCGATCCCGTTCAGCGAAAAGTTGAAGGAAACCACCGCGTGTCCGTCGGCCACGAGGGTTTCGCATAAGAAAGGGAAGAACCCCCAGTCCTTGAATCCCTTGAACCCATGCGCGACGACGACTGCACTTTTCGGCGGAGGTCCTTCGGGAAGACGCAGATCCCCCCGGATCTCCTCCCCGTCTTCAGCGGGAAGCGTGAAGGTCCGCTGGATCACCCCTCCTCCTTCTTCCACTCCACCTCGGCCGCTCCGGCCTCGGCACTTTCGAGCCGCGCCAGAACAAAGAGGAGGTCGGAGAGTCG
Proteins encoded in this window:
- a CDS encoding alpha/beta fold hydrolase — translated: MIQRTFTLPAEDGEEIRGDLRLPEGPPPKSAVVVAHGFKGFKDWGFFPFLCETLVADGHAVVSFNFSLNGIGDDFLNFTRLEAFERNTLSREVAELAGVLAKVREGELVPAPPRKVGLVGHSRGGGVAVLAARAFTEGGGRLDALVTWAAVAEFGRWTEEQKTEWRREGRIHAMNSRTGQRLPLGLGLLEDFEKNRERLDVVRAGAELGTLPWLIIHGEEDETVAVEDARRLSRANPAAELEVVSPSGHTFEAKHPFDGSNPRLDRVVEMTRGHFRRHLLTER